The nucleotide window TTTGTACGGTGTGCTTCACCGTATCGGCGGTCATGGAAATATTCATCACGATTCCTTTTCAGAAGCAGAAGCGGAGAGAGCGGATCATCCGGACGGCATGGAAGGATTTAAAAAGCAGCGTCCGGTTCATAGGAAAAGAAAATGCGGTGATTGGAAAGATGACAATATGCTGCGCTATGATTAATTTTACCTTGTCCGCGCTCATCATCATCAGTTTTCCCGTGGTTGTCACACAGGTCCTTGATTTTCCGCCCAGTCTCTCTTCTCAGATGCTGGGATATCTGCAGGGAATCCTCGCGCTTGGAGGCTTGGCCGGCGGGATATTGGCCGGCGTACTGAACAAAAAGCTGACTATCCAAAAAAGCTGGAAGATCCTGGTGGCATGCTGTTTCGGCACAGCCCCGATGGGGCTGGTCCTGCTGCTGCGGTCCTCTGATTCAGTGGCATATGGGGTATTCGCTGTTTCTGGATTTCTGATCATGGTCTGCTCTACTCTTTTCACGATTCAAGTCATGTCCTATATCCAAATGACGACTCCAGCGACCATGATCGGAAAAGTGATTTCTTGGATACTGGCCATTTCCACATGTTCTCAGCCATTGGGACAGATGACCTATGGGCTGCTGTTTGAAAAGATGGCGGGCAGAGAAGGATGGATATTTCTGGCCTCTGCGTTTCTGTCCGCCGCGATCGCCTGGTTCAGCCGCCGGATATCCATGCAGATAGGGAATCAGGAGGATACCTCCTGCGGACAGGTGAATGTGGAAGGATAAAACAGAATACTTGACAGGAATGCCGCCGCAACGGTAGTATGGAGACAGCAAAGATAAAAACACGGCCCGGTTGGTAGTCCGGGCGCAGCGGCCGTAGAAGTGCGGCGGCTGTCAGTAGCCTTCCTCCTTGGTCGTCCGTTCTTTGTTCATTGAACTTTAAGGAGGAGTGAAAATGGACAGAGAATTGATAACGGTAACTGTGTTTTTTGAGGAACCATTCTGGGTAGCTGTGGTGGAACAGGTTTCAGAAGGAAAGCTGTCGGTGTGCAGGGTCGTTTTTGGCGCCGAGCCCAGGGACTATGAGGTGTATGAGTATCTGAAGGAGCATTATTACCGGCTGCAGTTCAGTCCGGCTGTGGAGACGGGACGGAAGGAAACGGGGAGAAATCCGAAGCGGATCCAGCGGGAGGCGCGCAGGCAGACAGAGAGGAGCGGGATTGGCACACGATCTCAGGAGGCCCTTAAGCTGCAGCAGGAACAGCGCAGATCCGCCCGGAAGGTATCGGCCCGGGAACGGAAAGACGCGGTCAGCGAACGTCAATTTCAGTTGAAACAGCAGAAAAAGAAAGAGAAGCATCGGGGCAGATGATGCCCCGGTGCTTTTCCGAATTCCAGCAATGGTCGCAGAAATATTATGTACTGCTTGTAATTTTTTCGGCGGAGTGTTATAATACATTTTGAAAAAAGTTTACGTTCTTCGGGGCGGGGTGTGATTCCCCACCGGCGGTGACAGTCCGCGACCTGCTTTGGTATATCAGGGCAGCTGACCCGGTGAGATTCCGGGACCGACAGTATAGTCTGGATGAGAGAAGAAGGTGCGTCAGAGAAGTTCTCAGGATAGTGCTTTTGATGCCGATGATACGGTGGGCACGGCCGGAGGACAGAAGGATGACAGAGCATATGCCCCGAATACTTTACGGTATTCGGGGCTTTTTATTCCATAGGAAAGTTCATTGTATTTTCAATAGAATAAAAGATCTCTGGATTTCACACTGACGTACGTCCTCTGATTTTCCTCTGCAGACCGCAGGGGATGCTTACTGGAAGAACAGACAGGAGGAAAAATGAAACGAGCGAAATTACTTACTGTGAAAAACCTGGTGACCATCGCGGTCCTGTCGGCCGTGGCGGCGGTGCTCATGTATCTGGAGTTTCCGCTGTGGTTTGCGCCGCCCTTTTATGAATTTGATTTCAGCGAGATTCCGGTTCTTGTGGGAGCTTTTTCCATGGGGCCGGCCGCCGGTTTTATCATCGAGGCGCTGAAGGTGGTGCTGAAGCTTCTTTTAAAAGGCTCCAGCACCATGGGGGTGGGAGACTGGGCGAATCTTTTGATCGGCTGTGCCCTGGTCATTCCCGCGTCGATGATCTATCGGAAGAATCGGACGAAGAAGGGGGCTGTCATTGGCCTGGCGGTTGGCACGCTGACCATGACCACCGTGGGCTGCTTTTTGAACGCCTATGTACTTCTGCCAACTTATGCACAGGCTTTTGAAGGAGCATGGCAGGGATTTCTGGTAATGGGCGCTTTTACAGCGGCAATCGCATTTCCCATATTCTTTTTCTACGGACGGGAAAAGGGAAAACATCCCATCGCAGTCGGCGTTGTGGTGGAAGCCGCCATTCTGGCGGCGGCCGTCCTGCTGATGAATGTCCTTCATCTGTTTTCCGAAGACAGCCTGGCCGGGCTTGTGGGAATGGGAACAGCGATCAATCCGGCCATAAAGGGGATTTGGACATTTGTGCTTTTGGCCGTTGCGCCGTTCAATCTCTTCAAAGGTGTGGTCGTTTCCTTAATTACTGTTTTGATTTATAAAAGAATCCGTGTTATAATGAAGCAGGCCGACAGTCCCAGACAGACGTCCGGGAAGGCGGAAAACCTGGAAAAGATATCCGGCGGAAAGGCATAATGCGGATGGAAGGACAGAGATCCTGCTGACAGAGGGCAGGAGGCTGTACATGGAGAATAAGGCCGGAGGTGCAGACACCTCCGGCTTTTTATAACATACCTTGACGCACGAAGTGCGCCTGCCCGGAGGGTATGCATTAAGGGATGCCCTTGGGTATACCTTGACGCACGAAGTGCGCCTGCCCGGAGGGCATGAATTAAGGGATGCCCTTGGGTATACCTTTGAATATTTTCAGACAAGCTTTCTTTGTATGATTGAAAGGCAGGAGGAAATCCACTTTCATCCAGGCAGCTCGCTGGCAGCCGGGAAGATCCTGCTAACGGTTTTGCAGCACTTGCCTTACGATAGAATCGGATTGTTCCTCCTGCTTCTCCTCCCGCAACGAAATAAGCTTCCAGTTGTTTTGAAAGCCATCCGAAACGGTGCGGCAGAAATGGCACCGGCAGAAAGATTCCGGGCCGGCCTAAAGGTGAACGCCGCAGGACAGCGGCCGGTGTTCCCCAGGCGGAGGGAGGCAGAAACGAAAAATACCGATTCCGTTTCTGAGCGAATAGGAGACGGAAAATCATCCGGATCTTCCGTCGACATGTGAGCGGTACTGCCGGAGCAGAGATAAAGCGGCCCCTGCATCGCCAGCGAACCGAAATCGTGACGGTCCGGAACTTCTGCCGGTGCCTAACTGGGGTTTGATCTGAGCTTATTAAAAAATGATTCCAAAAAGTATTTCGTATCATTTCATTAAGACCCATCTGTCCAATGACGTTAGAGAGGAGAAAAGGAGATGAGATTCAGGCCTTGCATTGATATCCACAACGGAAAGGTAAAGCAGATCATAGGCGGCAGCCTGAAGGATGCGGGGAATCAGGCCAGGGAAAATTTCGTGGCAGAGCAGGATGCGGAATTTTACGCAGAGTTTTATAAAAAGGACGGTCTGCGGGGAGGTCATGTGATTCTTCTGAATCCTGCGGGATCCGAACATTACGAGGCAACAAAGCGACAGGCCGCAAAAGCGCTGGCTGCCTATCCCGGAGGGCTTCAGCTGGGAGGAGGCATAAACGACCGGAACGCAGAAGAGTTTCTGAATCTGGGCGCGTCCCATGTGATCGTTACTTCCTTTGTATTTCGGGACGGCCGGATGGAGGAACGGAATCTGGAACGCATGATCAGAGCGATTGGGAAAAAAAGGCTGGTCCTGGATCTGAGCTGCCGGAAGAAAAACGGGAAATATTATATCGTGACGGACCGGTGGCAGAAATTCACAGAGGTTCCGGTCACCCCGGAGATACTCAGCCAGCTGTCGGCCGGCTGCGATGAATTTTTAATTCACGCTGTGGATGTGGAAGGCAAGGCATCCGGCGTGGAACGGGAACTGCTCTCAATGCTGGGGGGATTTACCGGGATTCCTGTGACCTATGCGGGAGGAGTGGGGAGCTTTTCCGACCTTCAGGCGGTAAAAGAGCTGGGACGCGGATATGTGGACGTGACCATAGGAAGCGCTCTTGACCTTTTTGGAGGAAATATGAAATATAAAGAGGTACTCGCTTATATGGGGGAATAGACAGAGACATCAGGGAGAATGACAGTGCTGGAATATGGCGGGAACAGGAGAAAAGGGGTTTTCATGGAACAGAAAATCAGCAACGCCGAAACTAAGCGGCTGAATAAAATAAAAATTGCAAAATATATCTATCATCACGGGGAGGCGTCCAAGCAGGAGATTGCCGCCGACCTGGGATTTTCCATGCCCACGGTGCTGCAGCGGGTGAAGGAGCTTTCTGAAGAAGGCGTTCTCGTTGAAGCGGGCGAATATGAATCCACAGGCGGCAGGAAAGCGAAGGCATTGTCCATCGCCGCGGATATCCGTTACGCGGTAGGGCTTGATATCACCAGGAACCACATAAGTTTCGTGCTTTTGGACGTCAGCGGAAAGGTGCGGTATAAAAAGCGGCTGCGGTCTGCGTTTGAAGACGGGGATGACTATTACCGGGAACTGGGAA belongs to Qiania dongpingensis and includes:
- a CDS encoding MFS transporter, whose translation is MKGIRGIFFWPNTYRQLVLKKSRQTRGHTTNRKDRGLFMEGQRQQIVSKDFVMVVIGQIISLFGNAVLRFALPLHLLRETGSSALLGVVSGCTFIPMFLMSPIGGLIADRVNKRNIMVALDFFTAALVFLFAVLYGKADLVLMILIVLFFLYGISGAYQPSVQASIPLLVNREGLMSANAVINMVASLSGLLGPALGGIVYQIWGILPVLYVCTVCFTVSAVMEIFITIPFQKQKRRERIIRTAWKDLKSSVRFIGKENAVIGKMTICCAMINFTLSALIIISFPVVVTQVLDFPPSLSSQMLGYLQGILALGGLAGGILAGVLNKKLTIQKSWKILVACCFGTAPMGLVLLLRSSDSVAYGVFAVSGFLIMVCSTLFTIQVMSYIQMTTPATMIGKVISWILAISTCSQPLGQMTYGLLFEKMAGREGWIFLASAFLSAAIAWFSRRISMQIGNQEDTSCGQVNVEG
- a CDS encoding YjdF family protein is translated as MDRELITVTVFFEEPFWVAVVEQVSEGKLSVCRVVFGAEPRDYEVYEYLKEHYYRLQFSPAVETGRKETGRNPKRIQREARRQTERSGIGTRSQEALKLQQEQRRSARKVSARERKDAVSERQFQLKQQKKKEKHRGR
- a CDS encoding ECF transporter S component, which encodes MKRAKLLTVKNLVTIAVLSAVAAVLMYLEFPLWFAPPFYEFDFSEIPVLVGAFSMGPAAGFIIEALKVVLKLLLKGSSTMGVGDWANLLIGCALVIPASMIYRKNRTKKGAVIGLAVGTLTMTTVGCFLNAYVLLPTYAQAFEGAWQGFLVMGAFTAAIAFPIFFFYGREKGKHPIAVGVVVEAAILAAAVLLMNVLHLFSEDSLAGLVGMGTAINPAIKGIWTFVLLAVAPFNLFKGVVVSLITVLIYKRIRVIMKQADSPRQTSGKAENLEKISGGKA
- the hisA gene encoding phosphoribosylformimino-5-aminoimidazole carboxamide ribotide isomerase, coding for MRFRPCIDIHNGKVKQIIGGSLKDAGNQARENFVAEQDAEFYAEFYKKDGLRGGHVILLNPAGSEHYEATKRQAAKALAAYPGGLQLGGGINDRNAEEFLNLGASHVIVTSFVFRDGRMEERNLERMIRAIGKKRLVLDLSCRKKNGKYYIVTDRWQKFTEVPVTPEILSQLSAGCDEFLIHAVDVEGKASGVERELLSMLGGFTGIPVTYAGGVGSFSDLQAVKELGRGYVDVTIGSALDLFGGNMKYKEVLAYMGE